In one window of Flavobacterium ginsengisoli DNA:
- a CDS encoding SprB repeat-containing protein gives MLASCNFTIPTVVKTPDAFVVDASAGTATCKVGATVTATAVGGTPDYTITIKDKNSAFTKTFPSSLILTDIPPGTYTVSGKDANGCLDAKDTDLIIGTPQKPTAEIVPNSGLCFDNTNAKITVKVSGGVGPYSYQVSTDGGKTYSDPSPTFNGPTFTYTATAVGTYDFLISDFNNCEAIAISQTINKAITAKADISVPLSCKTGTAANATIDVTIDGGTSPYTYTVTNKGTGAVLVNNGTTAGPTFSYSATTAATYVFAIKDKNGCPITVEKEVLAKVPVTATHAVNPVTCFGKADGYIDITPQNGVAPFKIQFNGTGAFTTVTTSPVRYGSLAGSVGAGTKYTYIVEDALGCQQQYTFYVIQPAAVTLTVSITTPYNCTTNAATITASAGNGNGGFTYVLKNTTTGATIETNTTGVFNNLTIAGTYEVTATDSKSCPITKVAGTINALNPPKGMTLTPTAVKCPSNTTDVTITNVVNAAGVAVPTTGLEYRIKLPVPPGTSTYQTSNTFTGLAAGKTYTFEVRDANFCVYEKILDVPSLPVFAVALKSQNNISCSTATDGSAIFTVTGLGNGTGYSYKVDALPAVTGLTTPPAGSSFEISVPNLSPGLHTIVVTNTVTNCPQSQSVTIAAPPAALVLNPSTLVHVTCDNKGKATINVVGGWGTYEYTVTPTSPAGSAIVQTTTNVFSNLNAGAYSVSVKDLNGCTVTGTFTINDKVNPTASIDVSNSDFCVVGTGAKIVVSPNSAPNYTYVLDNGAVQNTGTFTGVTPGITHKIRVTDTSTGCYTDLTVPTINAPISAKLNPLVKDLTCDATNPNAVIEVSIKDGYPDYSYRVSTNGSGFSGSNIPVAAGATTFTYQTTTGAAAATYEFEIFDSKGCRTTVTQNIAARVSPTATTTPTNPTCYNGNDGSIIVNASSGLAPYTYEVSTVSATGPFTTMTSKTYSNATAGDYWFRVTDAKKCQFVTAKTTVSNPPQLTAKADLTTALSCGTSNATQAATITVTVLLPGTPYSGTDKYRYSFNGVLPAGTSNTYTTSTPGAVTVDVFDANNCPYRIRFHLSLIH, from the coding sequence ATGCTTGCCTCTTGTAACTTTACTATTCCAACGGTTGTTAAAACTCCAGATGCATTTGTTGTAGATGCTAGTGCTGGAACAGCAACTTGTAAAGTTGGTGCTACTGTAACAGCAACTGCTGTTGGAGGTACGCCAGATTATACTATTACAATTAAAGATAAAAACTCTGCATTTACTAAGACGTTCCCTAGCAGTTTAATTCTAACGGATATTCCTCCAGGAACTTATACAGTTTCAGGAAAAGACGCTAACGGATGTTTAGATGCAAAAGATACAGATTTAATTATTGGTACTCCTCAAAAGCCGACTGCTGAGATAGTTCCAAACTCTGGATTATGTTTTGATAATACTAACGCTAAAATTACCGTTAAAGTAAGCGGAGGTGTTGGACCTTACAGCTATCAGGTAAGTACAGACGGAGGTAAAACATACAGTGATCCAAGTCCAACTTTTAACGGCCCTACATTTACTTATACAGCAACAGCTGTTGGAACGTATGATTTCTTAATTTCTGACTTTAATAATTGTGAGGCTATAGCAATAAGTCAAACTATTAATAAAGCGATCACAGCGAAAGCTGATATTAGTGTTCCATTATCTTGTAAAACAGGTACTGCTGCAAATGCTACTATAGATGTTACTATAGATGGCGGAACATCACCTTATACTTATACTGTTACAAATAAAGGAACAGGTGCGGTACTAGTAAATAATGGTACTACTGCTGGTCCAACATTCTCTTATTCTGCTACAACAGCTGCGACTTATGTATTTGCTATTAAAGACAAAAACGGTTGTCCTATTACTGTAGAAAAAGAAGTGCTTGCTAAAGTTCCGGTTACGGCTACTCACGCTGTAAATCCAGTTACATGTTTTGGAAAAGCAGATGGTTATATTGATATTACGCCACAAAATGGTGTTGCACCATTTAAGATCCAATTTAATGGTACAGGAGCTTTTACAACAGTAACAACATCACCTGTTCGTTACGGTTCATTAGCAGGTTCTGTTGGTGCCGGTACTAAATATACTTATATTGTTGAAGATGCCTTAGGATGTCAACAACAATATACATTCTATGTAATCCAACCAGCTGCTGTTACACTTACAGTTTCTATTACAACGCCTTATAATTGTACCACTAATGCGGCTACTATTACAGCAAGCGCAGGTAACGGAAACGGTGGCTTTACTTATGTATTAAAAAATACAACTACTGGTGCAACTATAGAAACTAACACTACTGGTGTATTTAATAATTTAACTATTGCAGGAACTTACGAAGTAACAGCAACAGATAGTAAATCATGTCCAATAACAAAAGTTGCTGGAACTATTAATGCGTTGAATCCTCCAAAAGGAATGACACTTACGCCAACGGCAGTAAAATGTCCAAGCAATACAACAGATGTAACGATTACAAATGTTGTTAATGCTGCAGGAGTTGCTGTACCTACAACAGGTTTAGAATATAGAATTAAACTTCCTGTACCTCCGGGTACTTCTACTTACCAAACTAGTAATACTTTTACTGGATTGGCAGCAGGTAAAACATATACTTTTGAAGTTAGGGATGCTAATTTCTGTGTGTATGAAAAAATACTTGATGTACCATCATTACCAGTATTTGCTGTAGCTTTAAAATCTCAGAATAATATTAGCTGTTCTACTGCAACTGATGGTTCTGCAATATTTACTGTTACAGGATTAGGTAATGGTACTGGATACAGTTATAAAGTAGATGCATTGCCTGCGGTAACAGGATTAACAACTCCACCAGCAGGAAGTTCATTTGAGATTTCTGTACCAAATTTAAGTCCAGGACTTCATACAATTGTAGTAACAAATACAGTTACAAATTGTCCACAATCTCAATCGGTTACGATTGCGGCACCACCTGCTGCATTGGTATTAAATCCATCAACATTAGTACACGTAACTTGTGATAATAAAGGAAAAGCAACAATTAATGTAGTTGGAGGTTGGGGAACTTATGAATATACAGTTACGCCTACATCTCCAGCAGGATCAGCGATTGTTCAAACAACGACAAATGTATTTTCTAATTTAAATGCTGGTGCTTATTCTGTTTCTGTAAAAGATTTAAATGGTTGTACTGTAACAGGAACTTTTACTATTAATGATAAAGTTAATCCTACTGCGAGCATTGATGTTTCAAACTCAGATTTTTGTGTTGTAGGAACTGGAGCAAAAATTGTAGTATCGCCTAACAGTGCTCCTAATTATACGTATGTTCTAGATAATGGTGCTGTTCAAAATACTGGTACTTTTACAGGAGTAACTCCAGGAATTACTCATAAAATTAGAGTTACTGATACTTCTACAGGATGTTATACTGATTTAACTGTGCCAACAATTAATGCACCAATATCTGCTAAATTAAATCCTTTAGTAAAAGATTTAACTTGTGATGCTACAAATCCAAATGCAGTTATTGAAGTTTCTATAAAAGATGGTTATCCAGATTATAGCTATAGAGTAAGTACAAATGGCAGCGGATTTAGTGGTTCTAATATTCCAGTAGCAGCTGGTGCGACTACATTTACGTACCAAACAACTACAGGTGCTGCAGCTGCAACTTATGAATTTGAAATATTTGACAGTAAAGGATGTAGAACTACTGTAACGCAAAATATCGCGGCGAGAGTATCTCCAACAGCTACAACTACACCAACAAATCCTACTTGTTATAATGGAAATGATGGTTCTATTATCGTAAACGCTAGTTCAGGATTAGCACCTTACACTTACGAAGTTTCAACAGTTTCTGCTACAGGACCATTTACTACCATGACTAGTAAAACATATTCTAATGCTACGGCTGGAGATTACTGGTTTAGAGTTACGGATGCGAAAAAATGTCAGTTTGTAACAGCAAAAACGACTGTTTCAAACCCGCCACAATTAACAGCTAAAGCTGATCTTACTACAGCTTTAAGTTGTGGAACATCAAACGCTACACAAGCTGCTACTATTACAGTTACGGTATTATTGCCAGGAACACCATATAGCGGAACAGACAAATACAGATATAGTTTCAATGGAGTTTTACCGGCAGGAACATCAAATACCTACACGACTAGCACTCCTGGTGCAGTTACAGTAGATGTATTCGATGCAAATAATTGCCCTTACAGAATTCGGTTTCACCTGTCGTTAATACATTAA
- a CDS encoding SprB repeat-containing protein yields MPANVPAPSAVYATATATPFSCAVDPTTTTVVVSAAGGTGTGTFTFSKDGTNYFTSNSTPADDNYTFELSDTGSVQDPHYWVKDANGCIYETSGLVAPLDPLPKLISATAKRSPLAGSQIDCQNGREVIQIDVVGGSTPADFTYQVSIDGAGYTTLTNSAGTPYTYNATTAGSKYQFKIIDNETGCEILTNIYEVPLFDLISVTATTASDVKCISENNGTIQINIAGYSGAYDYQIFDGLTAVVGVGASGSHDTATSNPFVIPFGLPAGNNYTVHIQETGHPKCPSISNP; encoded by the coding sequence GTGCCTGCTAATGTACCTGCTCCAAGTGCAGTTTATGCAACTGCTACAGCAACACCATTTAGTTGTGCTGTTGATCCAACTACAACTACAGTTGTTGTATCGGCTGCAGGTGGTACAGGAACTGGTACATTTACTTTCAGTAAAGACGGTACTAATTATTTTACAAGTAATAGCACACCAGCTGACGATAATTACACATTTGAATTATCTGATACAGGAAGTGTTCAAGACCCTCATTATTGGGTGAAAGATGCTAATGGATGTATTTATGAAACAAGTGGTTTAGTTGCACCATTAGACCCACTACCAAAATTAATTTCAGCTACAGCTAAGAGATCTCCTTTAGCAGGATCTCAAATTGATTGTCAAAATGGTAGAGAGGTAATTCAAATTGATGTAGTTGGAGGATCCACTCCAGCTGATTTCACTTATCAAGTTTCAATTGACGGAGCTGGTTATACAACTCTTACAAATTCTGCTGGAACACCATATACTTATAATGCTACAACAGCGGGTAGTAAGTACCAGTTTAAAATTATTGATAATGAAACAGGTTGTGAGATTTTAACTAACATTTATGAGGTTCCTTTATTCGATCTTATTAGCGTAACAGCTACTACGGCTTCTGATGTAAAATGTATATCAGAAAATAATGGAACAATTCAAATCAATATTGCTGGGTATTCTGGTGCATACGATTATCAAATTTTTGATGGTCTAACTGCAGTAGTTGGAGTTGGAGCAAGCGGTTCTCACGATACTGCAACTTCAAATCCGTTTGTAATTCCTTTCGGATTACCTGCAGGAAATAATTATACAGTACACATTCAAGAAACGGGTCATCCAAAATGTCCTTCGATTTCAAATCCGTAA
- a CDS encoding SprB repeat-containing protein: MSFDFKSVIIKKPTAALALDPLVVTPLGCTTLGAVVITAKDGWGDYTYTLTQPDLTVVTNKNGKFDNLNQVGPAGSYKVSVKDANGCEVTDSFNLSTPVPPTASIDPTTDYCYTNADKATIVVIASSTSPFALPTDTYDYSINGGQTWQINNNTFTDLTPGDYTFTVRDKFGCTGTTSITTIEGQLYSSAEKTKDIFCTGTVEGTIRVKASGGYAPYSYTVAINGGAAFCSNCICKRNIF; encoded by the coding sequence ATGTCCTTCGATTTCAAATCCGTAATTATCAAAAAACCAACTGCGGCTTTAGCTTTAGATCCGTTAGTTGTTACACCATTAGGTTGTACTACTTTAGGAGCTGTAGTAATAACTGCTAAAGATGGTTGGGGTGATTATACCTATACTTTAACGCAGCCAGACTTAACAGTTGTAACAAACAAAAATGGTAAGTTTGATAATCTTAATCAAGTAGGACCAGCAGGATCTTATAAAGTTTCTGTAAAAGACGCTAATGGTTGTGAGGTGACTGATTCATTTAATTTAAGTACACCGGTTCCTCCAACAGCAAGTATCGACCCTACAACAGATTATTGTTATACAAATGCTGATAAAGCAACTATTGTGGTAATTGCTTCATCTACATCGCCTTTTGCATTGCCAACAGATACTTATGATTATAGTATTAATGGTGGTCAGACATGGCAAATTAATAATAATACATTCACTGATTTAACTCCTGGAGATTATACATTTACAGTTAGAGATAAATTTGGATGTACTGGTACTACTTCAATTACTACAATTGAAGGACAGCTTTATTCTTCAGCAGAAAAAACAAAAGATATTTTCTGTACAGGTACAGTTGAAGGTACTATTAGAGTAAAAGCATCTGGTGGATATGCGCCTTATAGCTACACTGTAGCCATAAATGGTGGTGCAGCCTTCTGCTCCAATTGCATTTGTAAACGGAACATATTCTGA
- a CDS encoding T9SS type B sorting domain-containing protein encodes MVVQPSAPIAFVNGTYSDYTVVSPLTSTYDFVVYDAHNCPTPVSTVTMVAPTAVTFTATPTSPYCSGTQGNVDNGSILFTLPTSNDNPPYTYTVQRTAPTVGLVLTQVNNPLFTGLSAGTYAVNVTSDRLCDAPTTVVINPPIAVVAEASATKFTCTGTSINETIVTVTGKFGTGTGLVGDYTYSNNKTKWETSNTFTVVDNQNVQTLTYYVRDKNGCIAEVQITVDPFPILKKPTVTQGRRAACNNAGEVIDVVINGGASPANFQYEVYQDGVLLSGGPYAVTGNTFSYTAPTVGHFYQFKITDLTTFCYITTDPYEVPVFNTAKVIANASSLVSCNGLSDGKITFNIVDYNGPYTYQVYNNGVAVTGASGSGTTATANPFTIPFGLSAGAKYTVVITETAYPFCDITSADVNITEPPVLDLTNMVVTVKNQNCWTTGAVITADASTIVGGTLGSGFTFAFVPAGTVPTAGQYSSSNTKTFATTKIAPLFDSYDVYVKDGNGCPKFKTVNISLDPKPAITNVAVASQCYNAAGYRIDVTANGVGTLEYSLDGVQFQGASFFTVTAPGNYTVTVRDANKCTTTAPAAVTIYEPLALRAEVTKVPTCKAADGTITLFASGGKVPTPSYVYTRDNWLNTSTSPVFIGLAPGIKYTFRVKDVNTNCEVEIEETIDMPTDVTGIVATATPTSCNGYADGSISVTIATSNNNPKYRYSLSGPVNRLPQDSPIFNDLPFGNYVVTVTSGRGCFATAPATVSQPQSVVVAKPTVTQYLCSAGTNNAGNATITVAPGSVTGGSNTYIRYQFMRDGVQVQNDDRNTYTESDYLGGDYIVNVFDSKGCQGTYATVTIDPYIGIADLKIVATQITCKNDEAIQVTAIATTGTLPALDYTIVGIDGNTYPLTPSVNGSWNDLKVGNYKIVVTNPLTGCSVEKIYIVNEPNTFKFVASEIKNLTCYSDEDGAITLTLVDNIPTPKDDAGRFDYVITHESGTILRGSTTTTELKLSNLKRGKYTVVATLVGSPFCDVQTEFNIEGPATELEILASKKDITCVTGNDDGEIRISAQGGWPGDYLYKLDGPVTVDFSAQNVFTGLKAGLYTVSVKDAGGCIDTDQVTLVVPTPIVVTASADKTLLLCNGDMSATITATSVTGGQGSNYLYTLNTTSVTPVRSSGPQTIPSFAGLGAGTYTITVTDGFNCVGESAPITINEPTEVKPSLAETRKMTCLTQTQLTLSATGGTPPYTYSSDDVTYSTVPFTSSVSFDVAPGAYKYYVKDANGCVDFVSNEITIDPLEPLKANLDISNAVVLCREDPSGVIVANASGGLGNYQYTLLDGAGNILKGPQSDGRFDKLIAGDYKVVVKSGDCETLPEDVNIDQPKEVFSAEFIPTAVKCFGGNDGTIEVIGKGGTGSYKYSISPRNDQYFDSNIFEKLKAGFYTVIAMDEHGCYDTEVVEVKQPTAPLSVVETPGMTMPEECAGELNGAFTIDIAGGTPPYLVSLNDINGTYQPVTGTQHTFENLAGGVYTVFVKDGGNCPQEVEVSVPLPVTLNPVAEVTYDCVNNSQANMVIVTIDASITDPTDVDYSLDNNGTFQPSNIFTNVPAGDHFIVARHTNGCEVPTPIFTVNAVAELGLIDITNQSKDINTIVVQATGGVAPYEYSFNGESFTSSNSYRIYKTGDYVVIVRDKNGCEKTITVHGTFYDFCMPNYFTPNGDGQNDTIGPDCGALAYKELTFDIYDRYGRVVAKYRVNGKWDGRYHGNELPTGDYWYVLKLNDPKDPREFVGHFTLYR; translated from the coding sequence ATGGTGGTGCAGCCTTCTGCTCCAATTGCATTTGTAAACGGAACATATTCTGATTATACAGTTGTTTCTCCTCTTACAAGTACATACGATTTTGTAGTGTATGATGCTCATAACTGTCCAACTCCAGTTAGTACAGTGACTATGGTAGCGCCAACTGCAGTTACGTTTACTGCAACACCAACATCTCCATATTGTTCAGGAACACAAGGAAATGTTGATAATGGTTCTATCTTGTTTACTTTACCAACAAGTAATGATAACCCGCCTTACACATACACTGTTCAGCGTACGGCACCTACAGTTGGTTTAGTATTAACACAAGTAAACAATCCGTTGTTTACAGGATTAAGTGCTGGTACTTATGCTGTAAATGTTACATCTGACAGATTGTGTGACGCTCCAACAACCGTTGTTATTAACCCTCCAATTGCAGTAGTGGCAGAAGCTTCGGCTACAAAGTTTACTTGTACAGGAACAAGTATTAACGAGACGATTGTTACTGTTACTGGTAAATTTGGTACAGGTACAGGTTTAGTAGGAGATTATACTTATAGTAATAACAAAACAAAATGGGAAACAAGTAATACATTTACGGTAGTTGATAACCAAAATGTTCAAACCCTAACATATTATGTTAGAGATAAAAACGGATGTATTGCTGAAGTTCAGATTACTGTGGATCCATTCCCAATATTGAAAAAACCTACAGTTACACAAGGAAGAAGAGCAGCTTGTAATAATGCTGGTGAAGTTATTGATGTTGTAATCAATGGCGGAGCAAGTCCGGCAAACTTCCAATACGAAGTATATCAGGATGGTGTTTTATTAAGCGGCGGTCCATATGCTGTGACAGGAAATACATTTAGTTATACAGCTCCAACGGTTGGTCATTTCTATCAGTTTAAAATAACTGACTTGACAACGTTCTGTTATATTACTACTGATCCTTACGAAGTGCCAGTATTTAATACTGCTAAAGTTATTGCAAATGCTTCTTCGTTAGTTTCTTGTAATGGTTTAAGCGATGGTAAAATCACATTTAATATTGTAGATTACAACGGTCCATACACCTATCAGGTTTACAACAATGGAGTAGCGGTTACAGGTGCTTCAGGATCTGGAACTACTGCAACAGCAAATCCGTTTACAATTCCTTTCGGACTTTCTGCGGGAGCGAAGTATACAGTAGTAATTACTGAGACGGCTTATCCATTCTGTGATATTACATCTGCTGATGTAAACATCACTGAACCGCCAGTACTAGATCTAACGAATATGGTTGTTACGGTTAAAAACCAAAATTGTTGGACAACTGGAGCAGTTATTACTGCTGATGCTTCTACAATTGTAGGTGGAACTCTTGGATCAGGATTTACATTTGCTTTCGTACCAGCAGGAACAGTTCCAACAGCGGGTCAATATTCATCTTCAAACACTAAAACATTTGCAACAACTAAAATTGCACCGTTGTTTGATTCGTATGATGTTTATGTAAAAGATGGTAACGGTTGTCCTAAGTTTAAAACAGTAAATATTTCATTAGATCCAAAACCTGCAATTACAAATGTTGCGGTTGCGAGTCAATGTTATAATGCAGCAGGCTACAGAATCGACGTTACTGCAAATGGTGTTGGTACTCTAGAATATAGTTTAGACGGAGTACAGTTCCAAGGCGCTAGTTTCTTTACTGTTACTGCTCCAGGAAATTATACTGTAACAGTAAGAGATGCAAATAAGTGTACAACAACAGCTCCTGCTGCAGTTACAATTTATGAGCCTCTTGCGTTACGTGCAGAGGTGACAAAAGTGCCTACTTGTAAAGCTGCCGATGGTACAATCACTTTATTCGCTTCTGGCGGAAAAGTGCCAACTCCAAGTTATGTTTACACAAGAGATAATTGGTTGAATACAAGCACAAGTCCTGTATTTATAGGATTAGCTCCTGGAATAAAATATACTTTTAGAGTAAAAGATGTTAATACAAATTGTGAGGTAGAGATTGAAGAAACAATAGATATGCCAACTGATGTTACAGGAATTGTTGCAACAGCGACTCCTACATCTTGTAATGGTTATGCTGATGGTAGTATTTCGGTAACAATTGCAACATCAAACAATAATCCTAAATACAGATATAGTCTTTCTGGACCTGTAAATAGACTACCTCAGGATAGCCCGATTTTCAATGACTTACCATTTGGTAATTACGTTGTAACGGTAACTTCTGGAAGAGGATGTTTTGCGACAGCACCAGCTACAGTTAGTCAGCCACAGTCAGTGGTTGTTGCTAAACCTACAGTAACACAATACCTATGTTCTGCAGGAACAAACAATGCTGGTAACGCTACAATTACAGTAGCGCCAGGTTCTGTAACAGGTGGTTCTAACACTTATATCAGATATCAATTCATGAGAGATGGAGTTCAGGTACAAAATGATGATAGAAACACATATACCGAATCTGATTATTTAGGTGGTGACTATATCGTGAATGTATTTGATTCTAAAGGATGTCAGGGTACTTACGCTACAGTAACAATCGATCCTTACATTGGAATTGCTGATCTGAAAATTGTTGCTACGCAAATTACTTGTAAAAACGATGAAGCTATTCAAGTAACTGCGATCGCTACAACAGGAACATTGCCAGCTTTAGATTATACTATTGTTGGAATAGATGGTAATACATATCCTCTTACACCAAGTGTAAATGGATCATGGAATGATTTGAAAGTAGGTAATTATAAAATTGTTGTGACTAATCCGCTAACAGGATGTAGTGTTGAAAAAATCTATATTGTTAACGAGCCAAACACATTCAAATTTGTAGCTTCTGAAATTAAGAACCTTACTTGTTATAGTGATGAAGATGGAGCAATTACGTTGACATTAGTCGATAATATTCCAACTCCAAAAGATGATGCTGGTAGATTTGATTATGTGATTACACATGAATCTGGAACGATTCTAAGAGGATCAACTACAACAACAGAATTAAAACTTTCGAATCTGAAAAGAGGTAAGTATACTGTTGTGGCAACATTAGTAGGTTCTCCTTTCTGTGACGTTCAAACTGAATTTAACATTGAGGGTCCAGCTACAGAATTAGAAATTCTAGCGTCTAAAAAAGACATTACTTGTGTAACAGGTAATGATGATGGAGAAATCCGTATAAGCGCTCAAGGTGGATGGCCAGGCGATTATCTATATAAATTAGATGGTCCAGTAACAGTAGATTTCTCTGCTCAAAACGTATTCACAGGATTAAAAGCAGGATTGTATACAGTTTCTGTTAAAGATGCTGGAGGTTGTATTGATACCGATCAAGTTACTTTAGTAGTTCCAACACCAATTGTGGTTACAGCTTCGGCAGACAAAACATTATTATTGTGTAATGGAGATATGAGCGCGACTATTACTGCGACTTCGGTTACAGGCGGACAGGGTAGTAATTATTTATATACTTTAAATACTACTTCAGTTACTCCTGTAAGATCTTCAGGACCTCAAACTATACCTTCATTTGCTGGTTTAGGAGCAGGAACTTATACGATAACTGTTACTGACGGATTCAATTGTGTTGGCGAGTCAGCTCCAATAACAATTAATGAGCCTACTGAAGTTAAACCAAGTTTGGCTGAAACTAGAAAAATGACTTGTCTTACACAGACTCAACTTACTTTAAGTGCTACTGGTGGTACGCCTCCTTACACTTATAGTAGTGATGATGTAACATACTCAACAGTTCCTTTTACAAGTTCTGTTTCGTTTGATGTTGCTCCAGGTGCATACAAGTACTATGTGAAAGATGCAAACGGATGTGTTGATTTTGTTTCTAACGAAATTACAATTGACCCGCTTGAGCCATTGAAAGCTAATTTGGATATATCTAATGCTGTAGTATTATGTCGTGAAGATCCAAGTGGTGTAATTGTGGCAAATGCTTCAGGTGGATTAGGAAACTATCAATATACTTTACTAGACGGTGCCGGAAACATACTAAAAGGACCACAGTCAGATGGTAGATTTGATAAGCTTATAGCTGGTGATTATAAAGTGGTTGTGAAGAGTGGTGATTGCGAAACTTTACCAGAAGATGTAAATATCGATCAGCCAAAAGAAGTATTCTCAGCTGAGTTTATTCCAACAGCAGTGAAATGTTTTGGTGGAAATGATGGAACAATTGAAGTAATCGGTAAAGGTGGAACAGGAAGTTATAAATACTCTATTTCACCAAGAAACGATCAATACTTTGACAGTAACATTTTTGAGAAATTGAAAGCTGGTTTCTATACAGTTATAGCAATGGATGAACATGGATGTTATGATACAGAAGTAGTTGAGGTTAAACAACCTACAGCACCACTTTCAGTTGTTGAAACACCTGGAATGACAATGCCAGAAGAATGTGCTGGAGAACTTAATGGAGCATTTACAATTGACATTGCGGGTGGTACACCTCCTTATTTAGTTAGTTTAAATGATATTAATGGTACTTACCAACCGGTTACAGGAACACAACATACGTTTGAAAATCTTGCGGGAGGTGTTTATACAGTATTTGTGAAAGACGGCGGAAACTGTCCTCAAGAAGTAGAAGTTAGTGTACCATTGCCAGTAACGCTTAATCCGGTTGCTGAGGTAACGTATGACTGTGTGAACAACTCACAGGCAAACATGGTAATAGTAACTATTGATGCTTCTATTACAGACCCAACAGATGTAGATTATTCTCTTGATAACAATGGAACATTCCAGCCAAGTAACATCTTTACAAATGTTCCTGCTGGTGATCACTTCATCGTTGCAAGACATACTAACGGATGTGAAGTGCCAACGCCAATCTTTACTGTTAATGCAGTTGCAGAACTTGGCTTAATAGACATTACAAATCAAAGTAAAGACATCAACACAATTGTGGTTCAAGCTACAGGTGGAGTTGCTCCTTACGAGTACAGTTTCAATGGAGAGTCATTTACATCATCTAACAGTTATAGAATCTATAAAACAGGTGATTATGTAGTTATCGTGAGAGATAAAAATGGTTGTGAGAAAACAATAACAGTTCATGGAACATTCTATGATTTCTGTATGCCAAACTACTTTACTCCAAACGGTGATGGACAAAATGATACTATTGGTCCAGATTGTGGTGCATTAGCGTACAAAGAATTAACGTTCGATATTTATGACAGATATGGTAGAGTTGTTGCCAAATACCGTGTAAATGGTAAATGGGATGGTAGATACCATGGAAATGAATTGCCAACAGGAGATTACTGGTACGTTCTTAAACTAAACGATCCAAAAGATCCTAGAGAGTTTGTTGGACATTTCACTTTATACAGATAA
- a CDS encoding PorP/SprF family type IX secretion system membrane protein, which translates to MKKFILSLVLMAVTTSYSQELNLPVFTQYLADNPFILSPAYAGIGDNLRIRANGLTQWVGIKDAPDNQSLYADFRVLDRSGVGISLYNDSNGNTRQTGAKVSFAHHLILDYRSEQYLSFGISYNFNSFRIDTGNFTGDVNGVPVALDPSITDNRYNSNNNFDISALYRNKGFYFSFNANNVLKKNTDKYRGVEPDLLSNYQIYSGFTFRDGENRRIEYEPSVFFQYFASDQRSTTDLNFKYRRYNRYEDYYWIGVSYRFLNDQFPKPLSMGPMAGFMKSKFYFAYSYQIMFNGLGAYNSGTHSITIGFDFLQSISNCPCTQSPVHD; encoded by the coding sequence ATGAAAAAGTTTATTTTATCCTTAGTACTCATGGCTGTAACAACAAGTTACAGCCAAGAGTTAAACCTACCAGTGTTTACGCAGTATTTAGCTGATAACCCTTTTATTCTTTCTCCTGCTTATGCTGGTATTGGAGATAATCTCCGTATTAGAGCCAACGGTTTAACTCAGTGGGTCGGAATTAAAGATGCACCAGATAACCAATCATTGTATGCAGATTTTCGTGTTCTAGATCGTTCTGGAGTTGGTATATCATTGTATAACGACAGCAATGGTAATACAAGACAAACAGGAGCAAAAGTTTCGTTTGCCCACCACTTGATTTTAGATTATCGTTCAGAACAGTATCTTTCATTTGGTATATCATATAACTTTAATAGTTTCCGAATCGATACGGGTAATTTTACAGGAGACGTAAATGGGGTTCCTGTGGCATTAGACCCTTCAATTACAGACAATCGTTACAATTCAAATAACAACTTTGACATTAGTGCATTGTACCGTAACAAAGGATTTTATTTTAGTTTTAACGCCAATAACGTTTTAAAGAAAAATACAGATAAGTATAGAGGAGTAGAACCTGATTTGCTTTCTAATTATCAGATTTATTCTGGATTTACTTTCAGAGATGGAGAAAACAGACGTATCGAATATGAACCATCGGTTTTCTTTCAATATTTTGCAAGTGACCAACGTTCTACAACTGATTTGAACTTCAAATACAGACGTTATAATCGTTACGAAGATTACTATTGGATTGGAGTTTCTTACCGTTTCTTAAATGACCAGTTCCCAAAACCTTTATCAATGGGACCTATGGCTGGTTTTATGAAATCTAAATTCTATTTTGCATATTCTTACCAGATAATGTTTAATGGTCTTGGGGCATATAACTCAGGAACACATTCAATCACCATCGGATTCGATTTCTTGCAATCAATCAGTAACTGTCCTTGTACACAGAGTCCAGTTCACGATTAA